GTTTCCAAAGCAATGATAACAAACTAGtactaaaaagaaaggaattgaccTGCACAAACTGCAATTGCAAATGTTTCTGCACTTTGGGCACTTCCAATTCTCCAACAATGCCATCTCTTCTGCTTTCTCTCCATATCTAATTCAAAATCAACCAAATCAGTTGGTAGAAAAACTAtgtaaaacctaaaaaaaaaaatattaaagggtACATTACATAACCTGTTTGAGAGACATTTGAAACAGTAGTTTATAGAGCAAGGCTTGTCATTTTTCAGGTTCCTGCATGATGCCACAAAGTCCCTCGTTTTTTGCCGGCACTTCAACATTAATCCAATCAAAATATCAGAGTAagattctcaaaaaaaaaaacaaagaaagagaacaGCAAATTGAATACTCTTCAAACCTGTTTGGTTTTCTGAGGAAGTGTAGGAAATAACaaaagtaattaaaatcaaaacatcgTAAACCTCGATGTGTTTCTTCCACGATTTTTGGActtaaaagaagagaaagaaaagtagAGGAAAAATCACCTGGTGGCAGCTCTTCCCATTCACGGAATCGTAGATTCGACTGCCGACAACGCGAATTCGGGAGCTTTTGTTGGCCTGGGGAGGTGAAGAAATAGAGGTGGGCAGCAATTGGTGTTGGCCATTAACATCAGAATGCGCTTCAGCACACACCATCTTCTTGGTGAGCTTCCCGTTCCTCTGAGCACGGGTTGAAGGAATTGGCGGCATCCCCAAGTCTTGCTTTTTTTCTCGAGTAGAGAGCTGAAGAAGTGAGTGAGTTTTGTTGGAAGAAGAAGTTGGGTGAGTTTTGTCGGATGAAGACTCCGTTCGCTGCCATGCTGGTTTTGAAACTGGGAGGGCGGGACAGGAGAATTGGATTTGGAGGGTTTGGAATTTCGGGAAATGGCGCCCCACTATTGGACACGCGGCGAACTGAAATTTTAAACTCTACAACTCCCTCTTGTTTTTTCCTACAGGGTTATTTTATGGaggaaatttatttaatttcaatttttttcactatctattgattttaatcattttttttggataCATTAAACTCAAAATGATaagatataataaataattaacaataaaaaattaaataaaattgaaacatataatggacaaaaatgaaatattatttcataaataatatacttcatgattttaaatattaattataataacatattttaatatttaaatttaaaaattatattttgttatttaaaagtTTATGATTATATGGACTATGATAAGGGGATGGGGAGTCTTGGTCCCCCTAGGagcaaatgtattttttatttttaaagatgtacttattttttttaagaatgtactTGGGATTCCAAAGTCACTTATGGAATGGAGGAGGCCCGAAACCACTTCTCGAAAGTCCTCAAATTAATATAGAAACcatgaaatcattttttgaataggaattattttataatgaaaattgaaatccaaGGTGATGAAGttcaaatcaaaacaatttcaaatttaacatcattgttttttatgataattctttttaagcttcttcacaaaattttatGGGTTTTCCACACctaatttttcacatttttctaaaaaatttgtaagttttttcataaaacattttttaggtttcttagtaaaaaatttctAGGTTCCTCATGTATTAACTTATTGAAATCCACAAACATGTCATCAAACTAATTGTgcattaaacataaaaaaaatcatcacaaACACCTACTAAACACATACTCTCgatattttcaaacaaataaaaacttcACATGCAgatcttcaattttatttatacccCAAATGGTTTTTCTCTCAGCAGCCAAATAGAAAAAGAGGACTCCTGACAGTAAAtagattttattaatatatcaaggagacaaaattatttttgcttttgacatgaaaattaaaCATAGATGTAAAATCTACTCCATATTATAAGTGATATAAAGAACACCAATTCCATAAGTGGATATGTATTCAAAATATGAGAAAGAGTTGTTTTATAGAAGTCTCTTGAAAACAAACATTATTAGATCCGCAATAGAATATGAATTTATAGCTTTAGATAAAGCAAGAGAAGAAGTAGAATGGCTTCACAATTCTAGAGGACATACTATGTTAGCTAAAACCCATGTCCATAATAAGTATACACTATGATAATCAACCAACTACGCATAATATAGCATTTACAATGGTAAGTTGTCTCAACATGTATATCAAAGACACAATATTGTAAGGCGGTTACTTTCAAATGGAGTAATATGCCTTGATTATTTCAAATCAAAGGACAGTCCAAACAAATCCTCTTGCTAAAAATTTATCAAGAGACCAAGCTTACTACTCATTGAGTGGAATGAAATTAAAGCCTATGACCAAAGAGTCTTCATAATTGTAACCCAACTTAGTTGACTAGAAATTACGAAAACTATGTTCAAAGGGATGACTAAGAGGGCATttgttttttcagtttttttttttactaaaagtgatttatctttagattttaaattaattgttttttttactttttcatgacttataataaactttttgctaaatataaaaaactaaaatattttgctttttctaaatagaaaaaaatactgtgttgatttttctttactttttaatatttaatataaataaaatattaaaaaaataaacaatttaatacttaacactattaaacattaaagttctatttaaaatgaagtaaaaaaaaaaaaaacatcacttAAGAGAAGCATAAGAATAGTTATTTCTCCTACCTATTCCTAGAATGAAGGTACTGCTATTTGCTACATGAACTAGATTAAACTTTAGTTTAATGCATCGTATAGCTTGGAAAACCAAATGGGATATGACATGACTAAGAATCACCTGTGTGAGTCTGAAATATTAAAGTAATTCAAATTTTAGAGTTGAAATTCTCTTGAGCACTCATGAAATTAGAATTTGTATAAGGTCAAAACGAACATAACTATGACAATCAACTATGTTCAAAAATGAGTTATATGAACATGATTGTCTTGATTTGCATTAACAACTAAATAGTTTATTCATTATATCTGATAATATTTCAGGAAGGAAGATTCAAATTCTCAAGTTACAAATCTTGATGcaattacttttcaaattgtACTCTCTTAATTGTTAGCATTCCATTTGCATATATCAAATCAATTTCCATTTATGCAGAGGATTGTTGGGAAAAGGGAATACGACAGATATGTCCACTCAAAAAACCACAACCTACAACCATAAATAAAGGATCCCCATAACATTTTTGATTCATGTAGAATGTTCATTctatttcttctccttttaatTACTCAATTGTTCATCTTTCAAGCTTATTCAAACATTCTTTGTAAAACTAGATTATGGTCGTCAAACACTTATTTAATCAAACATTGAAGAAAGTACAAATCATCAGGATTCCCTATTCATTGTAATTTGAATGCTataatcacaaaaaaataatcattgtaTCATGGGTAAAATTTGTCTACATAGAAGGAAATTAATTTGACTTGATATATAGAAATGACTAAGAGAAATCTAGTGGGAcgtcatttttttctttttttttctctatttttccttcactttggGTTGCCTTTCCCCGGGCAGTTGCCGACATCCAAAGGCAGTCCAAGAGCATTCACAACAGAACGATAAAATTCCAAAACATTGTCCTGCTCAGGCATGAACCTTTTCCAGTACCAATGCCTCTTCCACACCTCTGTCATATTCTCAATTGGTATGTTCTTAGTTTCTGGCACAAACACATAGACGAAGACTGTCATAATAGCCACCAAAGCtgcaaagaaaatgaagaagccAGACTTAAGGCCGCAAAGCATGATGAGAAAGACCTCTGCAACAAGAAAGGTGAATAACATGTTGACTGAAACTGCTATACTCTGTGCTGCCGATCGAATCTCAAGTGGGAAAATTTCGCTGGGCACCAACCATCCCAGAGGTCCCCATGACCATGCAAAAGCAGCAACGTAGCCACATATGCACACCACTACAACGGTGGAGTACCAGTGAGGCAAATGGCTCGCTGTCCCTGTTACTCCAAATTTAAGTGCAATAAGAACTGCTAGTGCGACCTACACATCCACAAGAAGTTGCATgaataaacaaacaaatgatCAGCAGAATTGATGGAAGACTCACTTTAAACTAGGTAAATATTGTCTGTTTCAAGCCCAAGAAaccctcacaactttaaaaatagtattatttttattttccttgtcctAGAGGTTATCACAATCACCCTCCCACAAACATCATCATACCTTATAGCATTCTAGGGTCAAACAAACACTAGGCACTCCTTTCTTGCCCGGTCAAACAAACTCCGTGAACTCCCACACTTGTTGTAGattagctttgataccatttgtattAATTATGGATCTAATTACTTCCACCTGTATGAGTATTATCTATTCAAAGCATAAAGGTTGCCCAGTTTTAAAACACAGTTTCCAACCACAAAATCAACAAGATTAATAAAACAACAATGACTTAATTCTGATCCTACTTCTTGTTCTGGTGCTCGATCCAATCAGGTATTGTACATGGTTATGAAGACATTTACAGatgaaagagagaagaagagacTCACCTGGAAAACAAGCATCTGGATTCCACCCTCTAGGAAAAGCTTTCTCCTGCCCCACTTGTCAGCGCCATAAACAGCCACAAGGGTGGCACCAACATTGACAAGGCCAGAGACAACTGCTGAGAATAGTGAAGCATTACTCCCAAATCCCAGTGATTGGAAGAGCACTGGAGCATAAAACATAACCACATTGATGCCGGTGAGTTGCTGGAAGGCCGGGATAAGGATGGACATTACCAACTGAGGCCTGTATTTCCTTTGGAGGAGATTTCTCCAGGGGTTCAATACTTCTTTCGATGCCTCACTTGCAGCAACCAGATTTCTGAATTCTGCTTCAATCCGATCATCGCTAACCCCACGTATGCGACGGAGCATCTCTCTGGCCTGCGGAAGCTCACCCTTTTCTATCATCGAGTTTGGAGTGTTGGGAAGAATCCATGCCACCGCTGATAGAAAGATGGCCGGGACTGCAGCTCCGCCCAAGCTGACGCGCCATCCCCATCCACCATGAATCTTGACTGTGAAGTAGTTAACCACATTGGCTATCAAAATGCCCAAGGTGATAGATAACTGAAACAGATTGTTGAGAGCACCACGGTGTTTGTAGGGAGCCATTTCTGATACGTAGATTGGCACAGACtatggaaaattgaaatcaaagttAGTGGCATGGTCCATGAATCATGAAAATATGAATGCAAAAACAGTTTTGACAGAGAAAAATTAGATaaactatgtttgattctcaaaaaaattGCATAAAATGGGTAGGCAGGTatgcatgaaaatatatagatttaGGGTTTGAATATATACCTGAATTGCAAAACCAACTCCAAGGCCCAACAACAGCCGACCAACTATAAGCATCCAAACTTGCATTGCAAGAACATTAAAAACCGCACCAACCAAGAAAACCAAGCCACCGATAAGCATAGATATTTTCCGCCCAAACCTTCTGGTCGCGCATGACGCAATCAATGATGAGGCCAGCGCTGCCAAATATAGAGACGATGTGAACAAGGTTAGAGTATGGCTATTGAATTTGCAGTACTGGTTACCAGACCTCTCTACTGGGTCTCTCTGGAAAATGGTTGGAAAGAACTTCTTCAAGAAATCTGCCATAGACGTTACTCCACCTACAGTTAATTTATCCCAAGAACACGTTAGAAAATACAGCATGAGAATAAAATCTGACCACAAGTTGAAGGCATATGCAAAGAGGAAGAAAGTTAAAATTTGTTCTGCATGTATACCAGAGATACCGATATCGTATCCAAACATCAAGCCGCCCATGGCTGCAAACACACAAGTTATGTAATCAAATCGAGTCAGCTTGCTTGGACGATTGTCACCATCATCTTTGGGACCCAACCAGATGCCGGCCGCCATTGTTATTAGTGGAGGTGttgaaggaagaaagaagataaTAGAAAAAAGAGAGCAGGTGTTTTTTTAATCTACGAGTCTCTATATGAATTCATCTACTAATGGGAAATCGTTATATTAGGATTTCAGAAGTGTAATATAATTGCCACCTAAATTTGTGGATGTGATCTTATCCCAAAATTTcccctttttttaataaataaacaaaatatacaaaaagtGTCTTATCCTTTTTTTAAATGGGGATATATATCGTTTTGGTAGAAACTAATCGagtaaaattattgaattgtgcccaatttaaaaaaaatatgattgtaATTTGACTGGGTTGATAGGCTTGAAAGTtgatccttaaaaaaatttcgtCCAAGCTTGATTTGGTTAGGTTCAAGCTATGGTTGGTCACGTTGACATGTttaatgaataattaattaagGCCAGTTTggatatgattttcaaaaattattttctattttttaaatttaaaataatttttaaaaaatatgatcatacaaacccatgattttttttttttgtttttaaaaattaatgaaaataatttttatttgttttttaaaaattgtttccagaGAACAATGGTCAAAACggtattaaaaatttttaaaaagagttttctgtttttaaatatgaaagacacaatgttttcaaaaatttatttaagatcataatgtaatttaaattaaaatcacaagttttaaaatcataagattaaaagtattaaatcactggtttattttaatgtttggtGCTGATGTCAAGGGACATGtgaaaatgcttttttttttttttgttgatgcAATATCTTACATAACATAATTGGGAAGTTCTGATTCATTTGTATGTGATTTACATTGACCAATTTGTTAGAAAAGTATCTATTACTTgtaatttgattatttgttaataaaattgaaaagaaaatccaaTTCATTGGAGATTAACAGGAGAATTGACAAATTGTAACCATTTATAAGACATCATCTCAattgtgttttaaaaaagaCCTATTCATCTCTCCTATTGTTGAGATTCATCTTCAAgacttatattaaataaaaacaaaaacaaaaaaaaaaaaaaacaaacacaaccttAACAATAGTACAAATCGTATTAACATGGATATGCATGAACTTGGGTTTGATTGAACTTGGATTGAAATTGAGTAGGCGCAACCCATCCCTATTACATACCCGAAAAATTTACGACTTTTTATTAGAGTAAATTAATTTCAAAGCTCGAGTTGCTCCAATAGTAAACACGTGACTTATCCTCATCATGTAAGTGCAATAATCATGAACGTAATTAACTTAATTAGAAAATTGTTAGTCATAAATTCaaagtaattttatatttgataaaaggATAAATCACCATTATGGGAAAGATGGTCGTGCCTATACTATCACCATCCATCTACTAAATAAGTCATTCTGCACTAAAGGGTATATAGCCGAAACAAACAACTTGCTGTGGGGTTGGAGCAAGAAGGTggaaagaaaaacataattaattccgtaaaaaaatgaaattttgaaaaaaaaattaaaaaattattatttttcactacttttatttgaatattaattttttatttataaatattcgTATTTAATAAAACAGAAACttctaataataaatatatgaaacctctaaataaaaaaatatagaaacttttttaaaacttgattacTTAATAGATCACTAGAAATGAAATATTCAAgttttagaaagaaaattattcttttagaGGTTTAAGGaatgtttggtttctaaaaaatactaagaaaaaaatattaaaaaaatattttcttatgtttgatttaactatgaaaaatgttaaaaataaataaaatataacatattcaaattaattaaaaatttatatattttaaaattatttaataaataaattttaagaaatatataaaaataatttattaatatcaaatttattttttatttttcttcattttttttttcactttgcttttctattttttctctctcatattTCTCATaagccaaacataaccttagggAATAAATCTAAGAGTTAAAGaaacttttttaacattatacttaaaaaataaaaaaatttaaatattaaaaatactaaaaataaaattattatcaaacctACTCTCATTCTAGTTTTAACAAACAGCGATGGAGAAATAGGTGATATCTTGAGGCCTTATTCATATTAGACGGCACTACTACACCATACCATACATTCACATCACAAATTGAAGTTGAgcaaatataaatatacttcATTAAGTACTATCAAatccaattttataaataaaccaatattaaagcaaaaaaaatgtaaaaaataaaaacaacaccTAACAATAAAAATCGAGGGTATAATAACTAATCAGACAGAGTTTCCATTAACTTGTTGGTCGTCGTGGTCGGGCATGAATCTCTTCCAATACCAGTGCCTCTTCCACACCACCCTCATCTCCTCAATTGGAATGCCCTTGGTCTCTGGCAGGAAGGCATAGATGAACACTGTCATAATAGCCACGAAAACCGAAAAGAATATGAACAAGCCGTACTTTAGCCCACAAAGCATGCTCAGGAAGACTTCAGCAACTCCGAAGGTGAAAAACATATTCACTGATACTGTTATACTCTGAGCAGCCGACCGAATCTCAAGTGGGAAAATTTCGCTGGGCACCAACCATCCCAGAGGACCCCATGACCATGCGAAGGCAGAAACGTAGATACAAATGCACATCACTACCATAATGGAGTACCATTCTGGCAATTCTGTCACGTTCCCTGATGTTCCAAATTTGAGTGCTATCAGAACTGCCACTGCAACCTACACGAGCATTCCAAGATTATTGAAGAAATTTTGAAGTAATTGAAGTAGAAAAAGGATGTGTTTAATTACCTGGAATA
Above is a genomic segment from Vitis riparia cultivar Riparia Gloire de Montpellier isolate 1030 chromosome 14, EGFV_Vit.rip_1.0, whole genome shotgun sequence containing:
- the LOC117929491 gene encoding sugar transport protein 12-like, giving the protein MAAGIWLGPKDDGDNRPSKLTRFDYITCVFAAMGGLMFGYDIGISGGVTSMADFLKKFFPTIFQRDPVERSGNQYCKFNSHTLTLFTSSLYLAALASSLIASCATRRFGRKISMLIGGLVFLVGAVFNVLAMQVWMLIVGRLLLGLGVGFAIQSVPIYVSEMAPYKHRGALNNLFQLSITLGILIANVVNYFTVKIHGGWGWRVSLGGAAVPAIFLSAVAWILPNTPNSMIEKGELPQAREMLRRIRGVSDDRIEAEFRNLVAASEASKEVLNPWRNLLQRKYRPQLVMSILIPAFQQLTGINVVMFYAPVLFQSLGFGSNASLFSAVVSGLVNVGATLVAVYGADKWGRRKLFLEGGIQMLVFQVALAVLIALKFGVTGTASHLPHWYSTVVVVCICGYVAAFAWSWGPLGWLVPSEIFPLEIRSAAQSIAVSVNMLFTFLVAEVFLIMLCGLKSGFFIFFAALVAIMTVFVYVFVPETKNIPIENMTEVWKRHWYWKRFMPEQDNVLEFYRSVVNALGLPLDVGNCPGKGNPK